Proteins from one Leptospira perdikensis genomic window:
- a CDS encoding GAF domain-containing sensor histidine kinase has product MKGLENELNRARAEQRILAEVSSHPAVRSGEIFTFASFITESVSKVLGIERVGVWLFNETKNELHNVDTYLLSEAKHNSGAILKEMEFREEFQYLVKEKYVDASDPYTDPRTKGFVESYLKPNGITAMLDGVIRMGEELIGTLCFEHVGKSHIWEEDEIIFCSQLGDQIALTISNLRKNEIYEALKSREQELRELNESLELQVEERTKNLKNTNAELEVTIKSLKKTQSQLILSEKMASLGQLVAGIAHEINNPIAAIHASAQNLKEALFESEISLFQKELRDLVPSLEKQKLFLSCLEVLKSRVDMVSGKERMRRRKEIESWLKTKNIPESFSYNLIDSGFDLNILQEFEILFQDSDVFALVSLLAEEITVFQSLSIMQLAVERASKMTFALKNFARFEVSSSPVKTNLQENIETVLTLYQNQFKRKVTLIKEYNPIPMVEGYPEELLHLWTNLIYNGLQAMTFSGEMRIRTEVFDEMVRVTVEDSGAGISLEVQERIFEPFFTTKPSGEGSGLGLDICRKIVERHNGRIHFESKPGKTKFFVDLPLFLGT; this is encoded by the coding sequence ATGAAAGGCTTAGAAAACGAGCTAAACCGCGCTAGGGCCGAACAAAGAATTTTGGCCGAGGTCTCCTCCCATCCTGCAGTGCGATCAGGAGAGATCTTTACATTTGCCTCTTTTATCACGGAGTCTGTGTCCAAGGTTCTTGGGATCGAGAGAGTTGGGGTTTGGTTATTCAATGAAACTAAAAATGAATTACATAATGTAGATACTTATTTATTGAGTGAAGCGAAACACAACTCTGGAGCCATTTTGAAAGAAATGGAATTTCGGGAAGAGTTTCAATATCTCGTGAAAGAAAAGTATGTGGATGCGAGTGATCCTTATACCGACCCAAGAACCAAAGGGTTTGTTGAATCTTATTTAAAACCCAATGGCATCACAGCTATGTTAGATGGTGTGATTCGAATGGGTGAAGAACTCATAGGAACCTTATGTTTTGAACATGTTGGAAAATCGCATATCTGGGAAGAAGATGAAATTATTTTCTGTAGCCAACTGGGAGATCAAATTGCACTTACCATAAGCAATTTAAGAAAAAATGAAATTTACGAAGCGTTAAAATCCAGAGAACAGGAACTGCGAGAACTGAATGAAAGTTTAGAGTTACAAGTAGAAGAGAGAACCAAAAATCTAAAAAATACAAATGCGGAACTAGAGGTGACCATCAAAAGTCTTAAAAAAACTCAATCCCAACTCATTCTCTCTGAAAAGATGGCAAGCCTTGGGCAACTTGTTGCGGGGATAGCTCATGAAATCAACAATCCCATTGCTGCCATCCATGCTTCCGCACAAAATCTCAAAGAAGCTCTTTTTGAATCAGAGATTTCATTGTTCCAGAAAGAACTTCGAGATCTCGTGCCAAGTCTTGAAAAACAAAAGTTATTTCTAAGTTGTTTGGAGGTATTGAAATCTCGAGTAGATATGGTTTCTGGAAAGGAAAGGATGAGGCGGCGAAAAGAAATTGAATCTTGGCTTAAGACTAAAAATATTCCAGAATCCTTTTCTTATAACTTAATTGATTCCGGATTTGATTTAAATATTCTTCAAGAATTCGAAATTTTATTTCAAGACTCCGATGTATTTGCACTAGTTTCTTTGTTAGCTGAAGAAATTACCGTATTTCAATCTTTAAGTATTATGCAGTTGGCAGTAGAACGTGCGAGTAAAATGACTTTTGCTTTAAAAAATTTTGCGCGGTTTGAAGTTTCTTCCAGCCCGGTAAAAACCAACCTTCAAGAAAATATAGAAACAGTTCTCACTCTTTACCAGAATCAATTCAAAAGAAAGGTGACTCTCATTAAAGAATACAATCCGATTCCTATGGTTGAAGGATATCCGGAGGAGTTATTACATCTTTGGACAAATCTTATCTATAACGGCCTACAGGCGATGACATTCTCAGGAGAAATGAGAATCCGAACCGAAGTTTTTGATGAAATGGTTCGAGTGACAGTCGAAGATAGTGGGGCTGGTATTTCATTGGAAGTCCAAGAACGAATTTTTGAACCATTTTTTACAACCAAACCTTCCGGGGAAGGTAGTGGGCTTGGTCTTGATATTTGTAGAAAGATTGTTGAGAGGCATAATGGTCGAATCCATTTTGAATCCAAACCTGGAAAAACTAAATTTTTTGTAGATTTACCTTTGTTCCTTGGGACCTAA
- the lepB gene encoding signal peptidase I — MSKSKNKIPFKTRLYTFIIPLFFGLTSAVLFKYYAITPVHVPNQFMEPTLKSGSTAYFNRLFRSKHLGIGDIVLVRSPLDPESVFIARIVGKPGDTIYVQKRMVFRNGTLLDPTSFPESGSNDVPMIPQGKTESDDMPKLTVPEKSFFLLADNRELGVDSRTLGVVQENHVIATLW, encoded by the coding sequence ATGTCTAAATCCAAAAACAAAATACCATTCAAAACAAGACTCTATACATTCATCATTCCTTTATTTTTCGGGCTCACCTCAGCAGTTTTATTCAAATACTATGCCATAACGCCCGTTCATGTCCCCAATCAGTTTATGGAACCTACGTTAAAAAGTGGATCCACTGCTTATTTCAATCGATTGTTTCGCTCTAAACATTTGGGGATTGGAGATATTGTACTTGTACGTTCCCCTCTTGATCCTGAATCCGTTTTTATCGCTAGGATCGTTGGAAAACCAGGAGATACCATTTATGTACAAAAAAGAATGGTCTTTCGGAATGGAACCTTACTTGATCCCACAAGTTTTCCAGAATCTGGATCCAATGACGTACCCATGATCCCACAAGGAAAAACGGAATCAGATGATATGCCAAAACTAACCGTTCCTGAAAAATCTTTTTTCTTACTTGCTGACAACCGAGAACTTGGAGTCGACTCTCGAACCTTAGGAGTGGTACAAGAAAACCATGTGATCGCCACATTATGGTAA
- a CDS encoding phosphoglycerate kinase, with protein MKLPLLEEQNLKGKRVFVRVDFNVPVENGKATDKTRIEKTLPTLELLISKGAKIILGSHLGRPKGGPEAKYSMKPVFDVLSTLVKTKVSFSDSVVGSAVVKMTNELGEGEILLLENLRFHKEEEENEAGFCKELAKLADVYVNDAFGTAHRAHASTEGVAHLLPAFAGLLMRKEIEVLSGLLARPERPFVAIVGGSKVSSKFAILKNLLEKVDHLLIGGGMAYTFLKSRAVPVGKSLVEPDFESQAFQLIDRAGIQGVDLQIPVDHIIADAFDPNAKTKSVDKMGIIDGWMGMDIGPKTVDNYIKAIKEAKTILWNGPMGVFEMDKFSKGTIEIAKAISKSKAKTVVGGGDSIAAVNKAGVADKITHISTGGGASLEFLEGRTLPGVQCLLPKEEK; from the coding sequence ATGAAATTACCTCTTCTAGAAGAACAAAATCTAAAAGGAAAACGAGTTTTTGTTCGTGTGGACTTCAATGTCCCCGTTGAAAACGGAAAAGCTACGGACAAAACTCGAATTGAAAAAACCCTCCCGACTTTGGAATTACTCATTTCCAAAGGGGCAAAGATCATTCTTGGAAGTCACTTAGGTCGCCCCAAAGGTGGCCCTGAGGCAAAATACTCCATGAAACCCGTGTTTGATGTTCTTTCTACCTTAGTCAAAACCAAAGTCAGTTTTTCTGACTCTGTTGTTGGTTCTGCTGTGGTGAAGATGACAAACGAACTTGGGGAAGGGGAAATTCTCCTTTTAGAAAACCTTCGTTTCCATAAGGAAGAAGAGGAAAATGAAGCCGGTTTCTGTAAGGAACTGGCCAAACTCGCTGACGTTTATGTCAACGATGCCTTTGGAACCGCTCACCGTGCTCATGCCTCTACGGAAGGTGTAGCTCACCTTCTTCCTGCATTTGCGGGACTCCTCATGCGAAAGGAAATTGAAGTACTCAGTGGACTTCTCGCAAGACCAGAGCGCCCTTTTGTGGCGATCGTGGGTGGATCCAAAGTCAGTTCTAAATTTGCAATTTTAAAGAACCTTCTCGAGAAGGTAGACCATCTTCTCATCGGTGGTGGGATGGCTTACACCTTCCTAAAATCCAGAGCTGTTCCCGTTGGTAAATCCCTCGTGGAACCAGACTTTGAATCCCAAGCCTTCCAGTTGATTGACAGAGCCGGAATCCAAGGAGTTGACCTCCAAATTCCGGTAGATCATATCATTGCCGATGCTTTTGATCCCAATGCTAAAACCAAGTCGGTTGATAAAATGGGAATCATCGATGGTTGGATGGGAATGGACATTGGCCCGAAAACGGTAGATAATTACATCAAAGCCATCAAAGAAGCCAAAACCATCCTTTGGAATGGACCGATGGGTGTGTTTGAGATGGACAAGTTCTCCAAAGGAACTATTGAGATTGCCAAAGCCATCAGTAAATCCAAAGCCAAAACCGTTGTGGGTGGAGGAGATTCCATTGCAGCAGTGAATAAAGCTGGTGTGGCAGACAAAATCACTCATATATCCACAGGTGGTGGAGCTTCTTTAGAATTTTTAGAAGGACGCACTCTTCCTGGTGTACAATGTTTACTCCCTAAGGAAGAAAAATAA
- a CDS encoding GDYXXLXY domain-containing protein, whose translation MKGKTILILTINLVLFMGTILYSVSKKETIRKEGRLIFLPLIPKDPRSLFQGDYMVLSYDWNRLKTEGYSEAPKRGCLVFQIENDQILPIRLQTSFTDIQPSEHCLQYYRNEFEIKVGAESYFFQEGDADIYVEAKFAGLRLIDGNTDGDKLLVGLYDKNKQRLGPKEQR comes from the coding sequence ATGAAAGGAAAAACAATCCTTATCCTCACCATCAACCTAGTATTGTTTATGGGAACAATACTCTATTCAGTTTCAAAAAAAGAAACCATCCGCAAAGAAGGTCGATTGATTTTTCTACCCCTTATCCCGAAAGACCCTAGATCTCTTTTTCAGGGAGATTATATGGTTTTATCCTACGACTGGAACCGACTAAAAACAGAAGGATACTCCGAAGCTCCGAAACGGGGTTGCCTTGTTTTTCAAATTGAAAACGACCAAATCCTACCCATCCGATTACAAACCTCCTTCACTGACATCCAACCCTCAGAACATTGCCTTCAGTATTATAGAAATGAATTTGAAATCAAAGTCGGAGCCGAATCTTATTTCTTTCAAGAAGGTGATGCAGATATTTATGTGGAAGCAAAGTTTGCGGGACTTCGTTTGATTGACGGGAATACAGATGGGGACAAATTACTTGTAGGTTTGTATGATAAAAACAAACAAAGATTAGGTCCCAAGGAACAAAGGTAA
- a CDS encoding methyl-accepting chemotaxis protein — MIKFIIFGLEGFNYGIGVPTLLGYIYFFTEWSGEEFQIILISTSIAVFFILGFCISFYWIRFAPVARIGKPDVTKRDHKLAYFWLDHLGKVAIIDMIVRYAIGFLFVISALLFYLKSKNFVLMSEMAIGLFLTLAVTVIFQSIFIDYVENKFNIKGILLNIRNDHTQRINTRKLSRNLGFQTVLAFFAAILILFIVNYRLNFKQELDLINTSMEQSVMDSETLMRVTLVDFRDRLTLSIFAENKLKDQIVKKDIQGIRAVLNDIQLKSTNHAVEALFYYKPEEGIFVSTNEYDRSKTGSIFFIEDIELAKQGPLRHTSIRSKISGDIISPYTLPVYQNNQFLGYVGGFLNIGKLSSFILGNLKIGTSGKVGFFDGDGAIVYYTNKKEIGNNAKTKLVLDIPFQKEDALGFADSTEDGTLKRIFFVKNPEFNYVIFCIFENAELYEKTLTSLFTTLGISIIVVLVIGVITVLVIESKLKPLERIKIRIADMVKGNLQSDFYDSSRDEIGSMANAMFDFQTKLRQIVNKTQTVSNELTNTSSNIYESMLSLSDAAQNQAASSEEISASVEEITAGIESVAQRTETQSFTLVSLMKKMTELNGAVSEIDKKFQIADTRVEEITNDAKLGEKSLSEMKLSMDKIYESSSEMTNVVEIIHNISEQINLLALNAAIEAARAGVSGRGFAVVADEISKLADKTAKSIDDIEELIKQNEGEIKQGQEKIDQSIVILSETISGVNSINQMTKEIRIVVQKQIETNEEVNEGVTQIRELSEMIKEATDEQKMAMLEISRSMAEINNHAQTTAMSSEGTKSSSQNMNQLSESLRREINYFHV; from the coding sequence ATGATCAAATTTATAATTTTTGGTCTAGAAGGTTTTAATTACGGAATCGGTGTCCCCACTCTCCTCGGTTATATTTATTTTTTTACAGAATGGTCGGGAGAAGAATTTCAAATCATTCTAATTTCTACATCCATTGCTGTTTTTTTCATTCTCGGGTTTTGTATTAGTTTTTATTGGATTCGGTTTGCCCCAGTGGCCAGAATTGGAAAACCAGATGTTACCAAAAGAGATCATAAATTGGCCTATTTCTGGTTGGATCATTTAGGTAAAGTCGCGATCATCGATATGATTGTTCGTTATGCCATCGGATTTTTATTTGTTATTTCTGCCCTTCTCTTCTATTTAAAATCCAAAAACTTTGTGTTAATGAGTGAGATGGCAATTGGCCTTTTTCTCACCCTTGCAGTGACAGTCATTTTCCAATCTATCTTTATTGATTATGTTGAAAACAAATTCAATATCAAAGGAATCCTTCTCAACATCCGCAATGATCATACCCAAAGAATTAATACCAGGAAATTATCTAGAAATCTAGGTTTTCAAACAGTTCTCGCCTTTTTTGCAGCTATCTTAATTTTATTTATCGTGAACTACCGGCTAAACTTCAAACAAGAATTGGATTTGATCAACACCAGTATGGAACAATCAGTAATGGACTCAGAAACACTGATGCGTGTGACTCTTGTTGATTTCCGAGACCGACTCACTCTCTCTATTTTTGCAGAGAATAAACTAAAAGACCAAATTGTAAAAAAAGACATTCAAGGAATCCGAGCTGTCCTAAACGACATCCAATTAAAAAGTACAAACCACGCTGTCGAAGCCCTCTTCTATTACAAACCGGAAGAAGGAATTTTTGTTTCGACCAATGAATATGATCGTTCAAAAACAGGATCCATATTTTTCATTGAAGATATCGAATTGGCGAAACAAGGACCTCTCCGACATACGAGTATCCGCTCCAAAATTTCGGGCGATATCATTTCACCTTATACTCTTCCCGTTTATCAAAACAACCAGTTCCTCGGATACGTTGGTGGATTTTTAAACATCGGCAAACTTTCCAGTTTCATTTTAGGGAACCTTAAAATTGGAACTTCAGGAAAGGTCGGTTTTTTTGATGGAGATGGTGCCATTGTCTACTACACAAACAAAAAAGAAATTGGCAATAACGCCAAAACAAAGTTAGTTTTAGATATTCCCTTCCAAAAAGAAGATGCTCTTGGATTTGCTGACTCCACCGAAGATGGAACTCTAAAAAGAATTTTCTTTGTTAAAAATCCCGAATTCAATTATGTGATTTTTTGTATTTTCGAAAATGCTGAATTGTATGAAAAAACACTGACAAGTTTATTTACTACACTTGGAATTTCGATCATTGTCGTTCTAGTCATCGGTGTCATCACTGTCCTCGTGATTGAATCTAAATTGAAACCATTGGAAAGAATCAAAATTAGAATCGCGGATATGGTGAAAGGAAACCTACAATCCGATTTTTATGATTCAAGCAGAGACGAAATTGGAAGTATGGCAAACGCCATGTTTGATTTCCAAACTAAATTACGCCAAATTGTAAACAAAACACAAACAGTTTCAAATGAGCTCACAAACACTAGTTCAAATATTTATGAGTCAATGTTATCGTTATCGGATGCGGCACAAAACCAAGCAGCCAGTAGCGAAGAAATTTCTGCTTCTGTAGAAGAAATCACGGCTGGAATCGAAAGTGTAGCCCAACGTACGGAGACCCAATCTTTTACGCTTGTTTCTCTTATGAAAAAAATGACTGAGCTAAACGGAGCGGTTTCTGAAATTGATAAAAAGTTTCAAATTGCGGATACCAGGGTCGAAGAAATCACAAACGATGCCAAGTTAGGTGAAAAATCTTTAAGTGAGATGAAACTTTCCATGGATAAAATCTACGAGTCGTCTTCAGAAATGACAAACGTTGTAGAAATCATTCACAATATTTCGGAACAAATCAATTTACTGGCACTCAATGCCGCGATCGAAGCGGCAAGGGCCGGCGTCAGCGGTCGAGGATTTGCCGTTGTTGCAGACGAAATTTCAAAACTAGCTGATAAAACGGCAAAGTCCATAGATGATATTGAAGAACTCATCAAACAAAACGAAGGTGAAATCAAACAAGGCCAGGAAAAAATTGACCAGTCTATTGTGATTTTAAGTGAAACCATTTCGGGAGTAAACTCCATCAATCAAATGACAAAAGAAATTCGAATTGTAGTCCAAAAACAGATTGAAACAAACGAAGAAGTCAATGAAGGTGTCACTCAAATTCGCGAACTCTCCGAAATGATCAAAGAAGCAACCGACGAACAAAAAATGGCGATGCTTGAAATTTCAAGATCAATGGCGGAGATCAATAATCACGCACAAACAACAGCTATGTCTAGCGAAGGTACCAAATCCAGTTCCCAAAATATGAACCAACTATCCGAAAGTTTAAGAAGAGAGATCAATTATTTCCATGTCTAA
- the tpiA gene encoding triose-phosphate isomerase: MRKKIIAGNWKMNLTLAEAVTITKGLVSASESSTHEVMIFPSALHLESVANLAKGSKLIVGAQNAYQSGLTAMTGEISPVQLAELGITTVLVGHSERRQFLGETSEFDNQKISHFLKAGLRVVYCVGETWAEREKGNTFAVLEDQIKKGLKDITSDLFSNLVIAYEPVWAIGTGKVATPVEAEEAHAFIRKEIGNLFVGASAIAEKIQILYGGSVKPDNIKELLTKPNIDGGLVGGASQKLDSFLGLLK; encoded by the coding sequence ATGAGAAAGAAGATCATTGCTGGAAATTGGAAAATGAATTTAACATTGGCGGAAGCTGTAACCATAACCAAAGGTTTGGTTTCTGCAAGTGAATCGTCTACTCATGAAGTGATGATTTTCCCAAGTGCTCTGCATTTGGAATCTGTTGCGAATCTTGCCAAAGGATCGAAACTCATCGTGGGAGCACAAAACGCTTACCAATCCGGACTCACGGCAATGACTGGAGAAATTTCGCCAGTGCAACTTGCTGAGCTTGGCATCACCACAGTTCTTGTCGGCCACTCCGAAAGACGCCAATTCCTTGGGGAAACTTCGGAATTCGATAACCAAAAGATTTCGCATTTCCTAAAAGCAGGACTTCGCGTGGTTTATTGTGTGGGAGAAACTTGGGCAGAACGAGAAAAAGGAAACACCTTTGCTGTGTTAGAAGACCAAATCAAAAAAGGTTTAAAGGACATTACGAGCGACCTATTCTCGAATCTTGTCATTGCCTATGAACCCGTTTGGGCCATCGGAACAGGAAAGGTGGCAACTCCCGTGGAAGCGGAAGAAGCACATGCCTTTATCCGTAAGGAAATTGGTAATTTATTTGTAGGTGCTTCTGCAATCGCGGAGAAAATTCAAATTCTCTATGGCGGTTCGGTAAAACCGGACAATATCAAAGAATTACTCACAAAACCAAACATAGACGGTGGCCTCGTAGGAGGAGCCAGTCAAAAATTAGATTCATTTTTAGGACTATTGAAATAA
- the gap gene encoding type I glyceraldehyde-3-phosphate dehydrogenase, translating into MVKIAINGFGRIGRLVLRSGIKDPNLEFVAINDLVTPDNLSYLFKYDSTHGRFDGEVSHTDNEIIIDDKKVKTFSERDPEKLPWKELGVDFVIESTGLFTDRVGAEKHIKAGAKKVVISAPAKDKDIPTFVMGVNHEKYDSGKDNVVSNASCTTNCLAPITKVVLDNFGIVEGLMTTIHAMTATQPTVDGPSKKDFRGGRGAAQNIIPASTGAAKAVGLCIPEVNGKLTGMSFRVPTPDVSVVDLTVRTEKPTNLAEIKKKMKEASEGSMKGILGYTEDMVVSNDFLGDIRSSIFDADACIELSPTFFKLVSWYDNEMGYSNRVLDLVRYMAKKG; encoded by the coding sequence ATGGTAAAAATCGCAATCAATGGTTTTGGTCGCATTGGACGACTTGTACTTCGATCCGGAATCAAAGATCCCAATTTAGAATTTGTCGCAATCAACGACCTTGTCACACCGGACAACCTTTCTTATCTTTTCAAATATGACTCCACTCACGGTCGTTTTGACGGTGAAGTTTCTCACACAGACAACGAAATCATTATCGATGACAAAAAAGTAAAAACCTTCTCCGAAAGAGACCCAGAAAAACTTCCATGGAAAGAACTTGGAGTGGACTTCGTCATTGAATCTACCGGTCTTTTCACTGATCGAGTGGGTGCCGAAAAACACATCAAAGCAGGTGCCAAAAAAGTGGTGATCTCTGCTCCTGCAAAAGACAAAGACATTCCTACTTTCGTAATGGGTGTGAATCACGAAAAATACGATTCTGGAAAAGACAATGTAGTTTCTAACGCATCTTGTACAACAAACTGCCTAGCTCCGATCACAAAAGTGGTCCTTGACAACTTTGGAATCGTGGAAGGTCTTATGACAACCATCCATGCGATGACAGCAACCCAACCAACTGTTGACGGTCCTTCTAAAAAAGACTTCCGTGGCGGACGTGGTGCTGCACAAAACATCATCCCAGCTTCGACTGGTGCTGCAAAAGCAGTAGGACTTTGTATCCCTGAGGTGAATGGAAAACTCACTGGTATGAGTTTCCGTGTTCCAACTCCAGATGTATCTGTTGTGGATTTAACTGTTCGCACAGAAAAACCAACAAACTTAGCTGAAATCAAAAAGAAAATGAAAGAAGCAAGTGAAGGTTCTATGAAAGGAATCCTCGGTTACACTGAAGATATGGTGGTTTCTAATGACTTCCTAGGAGACATTCGTTCTTCTATCTTTGATGCGGATGCTTGTATTGAACTTAGTCCTACTTTTTTCAAACTTGTATCTTGGTATGACAATGAAATGGGATACTCTAACCGAGTGCTCGATCTAGTTCGTTACATGGCAAAAAAAGGTTAA
- a CDS encoding DUF4401 domain-containing protein produces the protein MRSIWYIEILSFFGSLLAGGFFLLCLVVLGLLNYEYLNLFLGLLVMIFVSILSFIPQKDQKVSFRPVIFSFLNQGFVLFLFGVYEVFKPTDISFLWTILSFQTLFFFFVSNPIQRFLSPILFFVFSVVLLFEYKILILVPILTAVSVALFYRFTQPENIPENFESLPYSLCISLLCLAGFSFFPELKQSPKIPQLQTVVFYLAGCFFLYQELIPQTNYRILTTLLLFFGLIFFPTLETPGVIASFLVILVSFAKGYPFLTYLAWASLVLFYFGFYYDLDSTLLEKSQMMFGSSLLFFLSYFGLRFSPFRKKR, from the coding sequence GTGAGATCCATTTGGTATATAGAAATTCTCAGTTTTTTTGGATCTCTTCTTGCGGGAGGATTTTTTTTACTCTGCCTTGTAGTTCTCGGGCTTCTGAATTACGAATATTTGAATTTATTTTTGGGTCTTCTTGTTATGATCTTTGTATCTATACTTTCTTTTATCCCACAAAAGGATCAAAAAGTAAGTTTTAGACCTGTAATTTTTTCTTTTTTAAACCAAGGTTTTGTTTTATTTCTCTTTGGAGTATACGAGGTTTTTAAACCAACAGATATATCCTTTCTCTGGACCATCCTCAGTTTTCAGACACTTTTCTTTTTTTTCGTATCCAATCCTATCCAGAGATTCCTATCTCCTATTTTATTTTTTGTATTTTCGGTGGTTTTACTATTCGAATATAAAATTCTAATTTTAGTTCCCATACTAACAGCCGTATCGGTGGCGCTATTTTATCGTTTTACACAACCAGAAAATATTCCCGAAAACTTCGAAAGTTTACCTTACTCTTTATGTATCTCTCTACTCTGTTTGGCTGGTTTCTCATTTTTCCCAGAGCTAAAACAATCTCCAAAAATTCCTCAGTTACAAACCGTAGTATTTTATCTAGCAGGTTGTTTTTTCTTGTATCAAGAACTCATTCCCCAAACAAACTACAGAATACTAACAACCCTCCTCTTATTTTTTGGACTTATTTTTTTCCCTACACTGGAAACACCAGGGGTCATTGCTTCTTTCTTAGTAATCCTCGTTAGCTTTGCGAAGGGTTATCCATTTCTAACTTATTTAGCCTGGGCCTCTCTAGTTTTATTTTATTTCGGTTTCTATTATGACCTAGATAGTACCCTTCTAGAAAAATCCCAAATGATGTTCGGCTCCTCCCTTCTCTTTTTTCTCTCTTACTTTGGTTTGCGATTCTCTCCCTTTAGGAAAAAACGATGA
- a CDS encoding DUF2157 domain-containing protein, with product MVKRNFEDWIQFFESSLLIIGSALLLSGIFFLVAFNWNNLDRFTKLGFVGVLYTITYLLTIFFRKKPLYFEIGLTITFFLTASALFTFGQIYQTGADVYDLFFGWTLLTFFLILVSRSGLITGLWFVLVATTVYLYSEQVSFRKESYILFTITSLLFGGTVSFFDWLTTNPYSDKTKVFLSGLGLFITLSFLHSAASALLWSQDETTSILKYGFYQILIPLISFGFYYCYYRWVRFRLLNLTIILLFGLGQIFLKTLDLFHIWAYSSGVSFLLFSLWITGYTLWAVSHLNHLRKAKLSQGDSL from the coding sequence ATGGTAAAAAGGAATTTTGAAGATTGGATTCAATTTTTTGAATCCTCTTTACTCATAATAGGTTCCGCCCTTCTGCTTTCCGGGATTTTTTTTCTTGTAGCATTTAACTGGAACAACCTGGATAGATTCACCAAACTAGGATTTGTTGGCGTTTTATACACCATCACCTATCTTTTAACCATTTTTTTTCGAAAGAAACCACTTTATTTTGAAATAGGACTTACGATCACCTTCTTTCTCACGGCATCAGCTTTGTTTACCTTCGGCCAAATCTACCAAACTGGTGCGGATGTTTATGATTTATTTTTTGGTTGGACATTACTCACTTTCTTTCTTATCCTAGTTTCTCGTTCAGGGTTGATTACAGGACTTTGGTTTGTTTTAGTTGCAACAACCGTATATTTGTATTCCGAACAGGTATCTTTCAGAAAAGAATCTTACATCCTATTCACGATCACCTCACTTCTATTTGGTGGAACCGTCTCCTTTTTTGATTGGCTAACAACAAATCCATATTCAGATAAAACGAAAGTTTTTCTTTCGGGACTTGGTTTATTCATTACTTTATCTTTTCTCCATTCCGCAGCATCCGCGCTATTATGGAGTCAGGATGAAACTACATCCATTCTGAAATATGGATTTTATCAAATCCTCATTCCCCTGATTTCTTTTGGATTCTATTATTGTTACTACCGATGGGTTCGGTTTCGATTGTTAAATCTAACCATCATTTTACTTTTTGGACTTGGGCAAATTTTTCTAAAAACATTAGATTTATTCCACATCTGGGCCTATAGTTCAGGTGTTAGTTTTTTACTTTTTTCCCTTTGGATCACAGGTTATACACTTTGGGCCGTCTCTCACCTAAACCACCTAAGAAAAGCTAAACTAAGTCAAGGAGACTCATTGTGA
- the secG gene encoding preprotein translocase subunit SecG translates to MGFFAGTILTLFILLSLFLILLVMIQTGKGGSAGMLGGSTASQSVFGASTADVMTKTTRVAAILFIVLSLALSFVFAKKDEVLVPDVEPSLEAPVETDGTPSEVPAPTTP, encoded by the coding sequence ATGGGATTTTTTGCAGGAACCATCCTCACACTTTTTATTCTACTTTCACTCTTTCTCATCCTTCTCGTCATGATCCAAACCGGAAAAGGCGGAAGTGCAGGAATGTTAGGTGGATCAACCGCGAGTCAATCTGTGTTTGGCGCATCAACAGCTGACGTGATGACAAAAACTACAAGAGTGGCTGCGATTCTATTCATCGTTCTCTCTCTGGCTCTTTCCTTTGTTTTCGCGAAAAAAGACGAAGTTTTGGTTCCTGATGTGGAACCAAGTTTAGAAGCTCCGGTAGAAACTGATGGAACACCTTCCGAAGTACCGGCTCCTACTACTCCTTAA